In Blattabacterium cuenoti, a single window of DNA contains:
- the aspS gene encoding aspartate--tRNA ligase gives MIYRTHNCEELRIEDIGKVVILSGWIQKLRDLGSLIFIDLRDYYGIIQLTVLKNKLQNTIANIEKEFLIRVHGEVKKRKSINYNLSTGKIEILISKLEILNHSAQLPFTIENKTDGNEENRMKYRYLDIRRAPIKNNLIFRHKISLEIRNFMSKNNFLEIETPILINSTSEGARNFVVPSRILPKKFYHLPQSPQLFKQLLMIGGIDKYFQIVKCFRDEDPRSDRQIEFTQIDCEMSFIEFDDILLFFEHFIKHLFKKMKNIELNTFKKMTYYDVLQIYGTNNPDLRIITKLLQNHIKYLKKDFIIGINIPNYFHLNNSQIEYILQYIKNYNNVIDNVLWIKYLKNKTFFFPKEKWKITLHNKILIQLIKYFELQPEDILFIICGKQNHIMKILPLIQKKIYHIVNINKCNIFKPLWIIDYPLFTWDIEKQKYTSFHHPFTSPKQKDIVLLLNNNITNNLNNILSQSYDLVINGVEIGSGSIRIHNQKLQKKIFQYLGLSNTDIESEFGFFIKSFQYGTPPHGGIAFGLDRLIAVMLGEIDNMKNVIPFPKNNYGQDIMTNSPSFLTAEKIKELHL, from the coding sequence ATGATTTATAGAACACATAATTGCGAAGAACTTAGAATCGAAGATATAGGCAAAGTAGTAATTTTATCTGGATGGATCCAAAAATTACGAGATTTAGGATCATTAATATTTATAGATTTGAGAGATTATTATGGTATTATACAATTAACTGTATTAAAAAACAAATTACAAAATACAATTGCTAATATAGAAAAAGAATTTTTAATAAGAGTGCATGGAGAAGTAAAAAAAAGAAAGTCTATAAATTATAATTTATCAACTGGAAAAATAGAAATTTTAATATCTAAATTAGAAATATTAAATCATTCTGCTCAACTTCCTTTTACAATAGAAAATAAAACGGATGGAAATGAAGAAAATAGAATGAAATATAGATATTTAGATATTAGAAGAGCTCCTATTAAGAATAATTTAATTTTTAGACATAAAATTTCTTTAGAAATAAGAAATTTTATGTCTAAAAATAATTTTCTAGAAATAGAAACACCAATATTGATTAATTCAACATCTGAAGGAGCAAGAAATTTTGTAGTTCCTTCTAGAATACTACCTAAAAAATTTTATCATCTTCCTCAATCTCCTCAATTATTCAAACAATTATTAATGATTGGTGGAATAGATAAATATTTTCAAATTGTAAAATGTTTTCGTGATGAAGATCCACGTTCAGATAGACAGATAGAATTTACTCAAATAGATTGTGAAATGTCTTTTATAGAATTTGATGATATATTATTATTTTTTGAGCATTTTATTAAACATTTGTTTAAAAAAATGAAAAATATAGAATTAAATACATTTAAAAAAATGACATATTATGATGTTTTGCAAATATATGGAACAAATAACCCAGATCTTAGGATAATCACTAAACTATTACAAAATCATATTAAGTATTTAAAAAAAGACTTTATAATAGGAATTAATATTCCAAATTATTTTCATCTTAATAATAGTCAAATTGAGTATATTTTACAATATATTAAAAATTATAATAATGTGATTGATAATGTTCTTTGGATAAAATATCTTAAAAATAAAACATTTTTCTTTCCAAAAGAAAAATGGAAAATTACATTGCATAATAAAATTTTAATACAACTTATTAAATATTTTGAATTACAACCTGAAGATATCTTATTTATTATTTGTGGAAAACAAAATCACATAATGAAAATATTACCATTAATTCAAAAAAAAATATATCATATTGTAAATATTAATAAATGTAATATTTTTAAACCATTATGGATTATAGATTATCCACTTTTTACATGGGATATAGAAAAACAGAAGTATACATCATTTCATCATCCTTTTACAAGTCCAAAACAAAAAGATATTGTTTTATTATTAAATAATAATATTACCAATAATTTAAATAATATTCTCTCTCAATCTTATGATTTAGTTATTAATGGAGTTGAAATTGGTAGTGGATCTATAAGAATTCATAATCAAAAATTACAAAAAAAAATTTTTCAATATTTAGGGTTATCAAATACAGATATTGAATCTGAATTTGGATTTTTTATTAAATCCTTTCAATATGGAACTCCACCTCATGGTGGAATTGCATTTGGATTAGATCGATTAATAGCTGTTATGTTAGGTGAAATAGATAATATGAAAAATGTTATTCCATTTCCAAAAAACAATTATGGACAAGATATAATGACAAATTCTCCTTCTTTTTTAACAGCAGAAAAAATAAAAGAATTACACTTATGA
- a CDS encoding NAD(P)H-hydrate dehydratase yields the protein MKILSSSQIKKLEQTCIDNEHISSIDLIERAATSCLNWIINHKQLLFNTLKNIIILAGKGKNGGDGITLAKKLYLYGYYNITIYIVNIANNASNEFLIQKKKITKYGIKIKYIDKYQKFPIFNHTYDILLIDAIFGIGFNRPIISTYWISFFNYINNQQFRIVISIDIPSGLLMKKEDNNVTIIKATYTLTFHFPKLSFFLPDYSDYIGTWYLLNIGWKDNYVHNIITNYFFIDKKIICKIYKKKRKKFTHKGTYGHGLLIGGSYGMIGSMALASKASFKTGIGKLSVYIPRCGYQILQQFIPEAIVQTDNNNFFIQKIPLSFKVNSIGIGMGIGDKNEQTSNAVKSFLLYQKKYGKIPIVIDADALNILSNQLNFLNFIPKNTIITPHPKEFYKLCGSWKNDYHKLEILKHFSQKNKIFCVLKGAHSIISTPDGDLYFNSTGNPGMATAGTGDVLSGIITSLLSQGYSQKEACIFGVYLHGLSGDLAAFNHSEESIIAEDIINYLDLSYKTINNY from the coding sequence ATGAAAATTCTTTCTTCATCTCAAATTAAAAAATTAGAACAAACTTGTATTGATAACGAACATATTTCTTCTATTGATTTAATAGAAAGAGCTGCTACATCATGTTTGAATTGGATTATCAATCATAAACAATTATTATTTAATACATTAAAAAATATTATAATATTAGCAGGTAAAGGAAAAAATGGTGGAGATGGTATAACTTTAGCTAAAAAATTATATTTATATGGATATTATAATATTACTATATACATAGTGAATATTGCTAATAATGCATCTAATGAATTTTTAATTCAAAAAAAAAAAATTACTAAATATGGTATTAAAATAAAATATATCGATAAATATCAAAAATTTCCTATATTTAATCATACATATGATATTTTATTAATTGATGCAATCTTTGGTATTGGATTTAATAGACCAATAATAAGTACATATTGGATATCTTTTTTTAATTATATTAATAATCAACAATTTAGAATTGTAATATCTATTGATATTCCATCTGGATTATTAATGAAAAAAGAAGATAATAATGTAACTATTATTAAAGCTACTTATACATTAACTTTTCATTTTCCAAAATTATCATTTTTTTTACCTGACTATTCAGATTATATTGGAACATGGTATTTATTAAATATTGGATGGAAAGATAATTATGTTCATAATATAATTACAAATTATTTTTTTATTGATAAAAAAATAATTTGTAAAATATATAAGAAAAAACGGAAAAAATTTACACATAAAGGAACTTATGGACATGGACTACTAATTGGAGGATCATATGGAATGATAGGATCTATGGCTCTTGCATCAAAAGCAAGTTTCAAGACTGGAATTGGAAAATTAAGTGTATATATTCCACGTTGTGGATATCAAATTTTGCAACAATTTATTCCAGAAGCAATAGTACAAACAGATAATAATAATTTTTTTATACAAAAAATTCCATTATCTTTCAAAGTAAATTCAATAGGAATAGGTATGGGAATCGGTGATAAAAATGAACAAACATCTAATGCAGTTAAAAGTTTTTTATTATATCAAAAAAAATATGGAAAAATTCCTATAGTTATTGATGCTGATGCTCTTAATATATTATCTAATCAATTAAATTTTTTAAATTTTATTCCAAAAAATACAATTATTACTCCACATCCAAAAGAATTTTATAAATTATGTGGATCATGGAAAAATGATTATCATAAATTAGAAATTTTAAAACATTTTTCTCAAAAAAATAAAATTTTTTGTGTATTAAAAGGAGCACATTCTATAATATCTACTCCTGATGGAGATTTATATTTTAATAGTACTGGAAATCCAGGAATGGCAACAGCAGGTACTGGAGATGTTTTAAGTGGAATTATTACTTCATTATTATCTCAAGGATATTCTCAAAAAGAAGCATGTATATTTGGAGTATATCTTCATGGATTATCAGGTGATCTAGCTGCATTCAATCACAGTGAAGAATCTATAATAGCAGAGGATATTATTAATTATCTTGATCTTTCTTATAAAACAATAAATAATTATTAA
- the infB gene encoding translation initiation factor IF-2 translates to MTHKIRLKTVLTKLNISLQRVLDFLKKKGIKIENNPNSKIEDKIYQILVKKFQSQKTIRDNYEKIFLKKKLETKKIQKELSKSQPKIIRAKINHFIKFKKLGKIDINQYDKEKQERTKDISKLEIHTNNSRIIEKKHKKKPEHIDTVYQKLDGVMLTGDRIDLSQFEKKKTKVKIKTKRKRIKKEILIDDIKKSKQLNNNKKHYSYKFDKHRIKNNKIKFEITDKVVNKQIKETLEKLSSRNIKSKSSKIKKEKKLQKKEKNNLLKDNNNTEKSIKLAEFTTVNELSSMMKVNPADIIVACMSLGIMVTMNQRLDAEIITLVADEFGYNVEFVGIDLEESIQQQEDIIDNTTEQDLITRPPIITVMGHVDHGKTSLLDYIRQTNVIAGEYGGITQHISAYNVKYKNNYSITFLDTPGHEAFTAMRARGAQITDIAIIMIASDDQVMLQTKEAISHAQAANVPIIFAFNKIDKSESNTNKIREQLANINLLVEEWGGKYPSQEISAKLGTGIDQLLEKVLLIAELLELKANPKKMATGTIIEASLDKGRGYVTTILVQNGTLKIGDYVLAGFHHGKVKNILDERGKSISSAVPSQPVTILGLNGTPSSGDKFKVFLDEKFAKQLATRREQLQREQNIRSQKHLTLDDIGRRIALGNFKELKILLKGDVDGSVEAISDSLEKLSTKNIMINIIHKGVGSITESDILLASASDAIIIGFNVRPTHGINHIIKKENIEIRIYSIIYDVINDFQEAIKGMLSTEIKEKILGNAEVRDMFNIPKLGIIAGCIVTEGKLIRTSTIRLIRNGIVIYTGELISLKRFKKDVKEVSKGYECGVIIKDYNDIQNGDIIEVYQKYSK, encoded by the coding sequence ATGACTCATAAAATACGATTAAAAACAGTATTAACTAAATTAAATATCTCTTTACAAAGAGTGCTTGATTTTTTGAAAAAAAAAGGCATTAAAATAGAAAATAATCCTAATTCTAAAATTGAAGACAAAATTTATCAAATTTTAGTTAAAAAATTTCAATCTCAAAAAACAATTAGAGATAATTATGAAAAAATTTTTTTAAAAAAAAAATTAGAAACTAAAAAAATTCAAAAAGAATTATCAAAATCTCAACCTAAAATTATTCGTGCTAAAATAAATCATTTTATAAAATTTAAAAAATTAGGAAAAATAGATATTAATCAATATGATAAAGAAAAACAAGAAAGAACTAAAGATATTTCTAAATTAGAAATACATACTAATAATTCTCGAATAATAGAAAAAAAACATAAAAAAAAACCAGAACATATAGACACAGTTTATCAAAAATTAGATGGTGTTATGTTAACTGGAGATAGAATTGATTTATCTCAATTTGAAAAGAAAAAAACTAAAGTAAAAATTAAAACAAAACGAAAAAGAATTAAAAAAGAAATTTTAATTGATGATATCAAAAAAAGTAAACAATTAAATAATAATAAAAAACATTATTCATACAAATTCGATAAACACAGAATAAAAAATAATAAAATAAAATTTGAAATTACTGATAAAGTAGTCAATAAACAAATTAAAGAAACATTAGAAAAATTATCATCAAGAAATATTAAATCAAAATCATCAAAAATTAAAAAAGAAAAAAAATTACAAAAAAAAGAAAAAAATAATTTATTAAAAGATAATAATAATACAGAAAAATCTATAAAATTAGCTGAATTTACTACTGTTAATGAATTATCATCTATGATGAAAGTTAATCCTGCAGATATAATTGTTGCTTGTATGTCTTTAGGTATTATGGTTACAATGAATCAAAGATTAGATGCTGAAATTATTACTTTAGTTGCAGATGAATTTGGATATAATGTAGAATTTGTAGGAATAGATTTAGAAGAATCTATACAACAACAAGAAGATATTATTGATAATACTACAGAACAAGATTTAATAACAAGACCTCCAATTATTACCGTAATGGGGCATGTAGATCATGGAAAAACATCTTTATTAGATTATATACGACAAACTAATGTTATTGCAGGAGAATATGGAGGTATTACTCAACATATATCAGCTTATAATGTAAAATATAAAAATAATTATAGTATAACTTTTTTAGATACACCTGGTCATGAAGCATTTACAGCAATGAGAGCAAGAGGAGCTCAAATTACAGATATTGCAATTATTATGATTGCATCTGATGATCAAGTTATGTTACAAACAAAAGAAGCTATCAGTCATGCTCAAGCTGCAAATGTTCCTATTATATTTGCATTCAATAAAATTGATAAATCAGAATCTAATACAAATAAAATACGAGAACAATTAGCTAATATTAATTTATTGGTAGAAGAATGGGGTGGAAAATATCCTTCACAAGAAATATCTGCAAAATTAGGGACTGGAATTGATCAATTATTAGAAAAAGTATTATTAATAGCTGAACTTTTAGAATTAAAAGCTAATCCAAAAAAAATGGCTACAGGTACAATTATCGAAGCTTCTTTAGATAAAGGAAGAGGTTATGTAACAACTATTTTAGTACAAAATGGAACTTTAAAAATCGGAGATTATGTATTAGCAGGATTTCATCATGGAAAAGTAAAAAATATTTTAGACGAACGTGGAAAAAGTATTTCATCTGCTGTACCATCTCAACCAGTTACTATATTAGGATTAAACGGGACTCCTTCATCTGGAGATAAATTTAAAGTATTTTTAGATGAAAAATTTGCAAAACAATTAGCTACTAGAAGAGAACAATTACAAAGAGAACAAAATATAAGATCTCAAAAACATTTAACATTAGACGATATAGGTAGAAGAATTGCATTAGGCAATTTTAAAGAGTTAAAAATTTTACTTAAAGGAGATGTAGATGGATCTGTAGAAGCAATTTCTGATTCATTAGAAAAATTATCTACTAAAAATATTATGATCAATATCATTCATAAAGGTGTAGGTTCTATTACAGAATCTGATATTTTGTTAGCAAGTGCCTCAGATGCAATAATTATCGGATTTAACGTTCGTCCTACTCATGGGATCAATCATATAATAAAAAAAGAAAATATAGAAATACGAATTTATTCTATTATATATGATGTAATTAATGATTTTCAAGAAGCAATAAAAGGAATGTTATCCACTGAAATAAAAGAAAAAATTTTAGGAAATGCAGAAGTTAGAGATATGTTTAATATTCCTAAATTAGGAATTATCGCTGGATGTATCGTTACAGAAGGAAAATTAATTCGTACATCAACAATTAGATTAATTAGAAATGGTATTGTAATTTATACTGGAGAATTAATTTCATTAAAACGATTTAAAAAAGATGTTAAAGAGGTATCAAAAGGATATGAATGTGGTGTTATAATTAAAGATTATAATGATATACAAAATGGTGATATTATTGAAGTATATCAAAAATACTCTAAATAA
- a CDS encoding dihydrolipoamide acetyltransferase family protein, translating to MAEYNLTLPAMGESIAEATIIRWLKKEGDTIKKEDLLVEIATDKIDSEIYSPINGKLKKILFTTNQVVQVGSYIAILEIESKDELNMNRFYSPFVRLIAQKTGLSLYELNSIPGTGQNNRLTKTDIVKYIKSKQNHLISYSKSNLTSIIMEDNKEKYEKIIEMDRIRQITSINMIESKKISAHVTSFVEADVTNIVKWRNKIKDSFQKRTGEKLTLMSVFVECVVKAIKDHPMINISVNGNKIIKKKNIHIGLATALTNGTIIVPVIKYADSYSLGGLIKIINDLIKRARSNHLNPEEIQGGTYTISNIGSFGNLFGTPIIHQPQVAIMAIGLIQKKLSIIETPNGDFIGIRHKIYLSHSYDHRVIDGVLGGGFAKTVAVYLEKFNCYNTKIV from the coding sequence ATGGCCGAGTATAATTTGACCCTTCCAGCTATGGGTGAAAGTATAGCTGAGGCTACTATCATTCGTTGGTTAAAAAAAGAAGGAGATACTATTAAAAAAGAAGATTTGTTAGTAGAAATAGCTACAGATAAAATAGATTCAGAAATTTATTCTCCTATTAATGGAAAATTAAAAAAAATATTATTTACTACTAATCAAGTAGTGCAAGTTGGATCTTATATTGCAATTTTAGAAATTGAAAGTAAAGACGAATTAAATATGAATCGTTTTTATTCTCCATTTGTTCGATTGATTGCTCAGAAAACAGGACTAAGTTTGTATGAATTAAATTCTATTCCTGGAACAGGACAAAATAATAGGTTAACTAAAACAGATATAGTAAAATATATTAAATCAAAGCAAAATCATTTAATTTCTTATTCCAAATCAAATTTGACTTCTATTATTATGGAAGACAATAAAGAAAAATATGAAAAAATTATTGAAATGGATAGAATTCGACAAATTACTTCAATAAATATGATTGAAAGTAAAAAAATATCTGCTCATGTTACTTCTTTTGTAGAAGCAGATGTAACTAATATAGTGAAATGGAGAAATAAAATAAAAGATTCTTTTCAAAAAAGGACTGGAGAAAAATTAACTTTAATGTCAGTTTTTGTAGAATGTGTAGTGAAAGCGATTAAAGACCATCCAATGATTAATATTTCGGTTAATGGAAATAAAATAATAAAAAAAAAAAATATCCATATAGGATTAGCTACTGCATTAACAAATGGAACTATTATTGTTCCTGTTATTAAATATGCAGATTCTTACAGTTTAGGAGGATTAATAAAAATTATTAATGATTTAATCAAAAGAGCAAGATCTAATCATTTGAATCCAGAAGAAATACAAGGAGGCACATATACAATCAGTAATATTGGAAGTTTTGGCAATTTATTTGGAACTCCTATTATTCATCAACCTCAAGTAGCTATTATGGCAATAGGATTGATCCAAAAAAAATTATCAATTATAGAAACTCCTAATGGCGATTTTATTGGAATAAGACATAAAATTTATTTATCTCATTCTTATGATCATCGTGTGATAGATGGCGTATTAGGGGGGGGATTTGCTAAAACAGTAGCTGTTTATTTAGAAAAATTTAATTGTTACAATACTAAAATAGTATGA
- the lnt gene encoding apolipoprotein N-acyltransferase yields MNINPYFLYNYQIFFCSFFSGILLGLGWPTYGNPFYLFIGFIPLLYVENYLFNYATNYSSKVFCFSFITFLIWNAIATSWLSNAKKPNGESAWLITYLIPIFLNSICMSSVFLLYSYIKKYFNDERICQLFLVCLWILFEKIHLEWDLSWPWLNLGNGFANYIKYIQWYEYTGILGGTVWIWIVNIGLLNSIIKFQYSRQKLCFYNNISYNIYIIIFVIIISNYIYFNYDKLHKKIQENKFINVLILQPNIDPYYKKYNISTNTLIAHLQKLINKKLINYNNNVYTNNLYIIAPETTLPGNDTKISIENLEKNHIIYYLKQYLHQNSYTSFITGIELYSISDKKYRKSSNKFFLDKKRNQIKWIDIFNSAIYITSNSKKIQIHHKSKLVPAVETFPYKKFLFPILGKILLNFGGTVLEHSIETNPISFFDKQSGIKIASIICYESVFGEYVSKFFKKTNSNLMVIITNDGWWGISQGYKQHLSYARLRAIENRKCIARSANTGVSCFINETGDIIDFLPYGKEGALLNKIQINNKKTFYIKYGDFIATISLFTLIIIIVYSILFQVFIINFI; encoded by the coding sequence TTGAATATTAATCCATATTTTTTATATAATTATCAAATTTTTTTTTGCAGTTTTTTTTCAGGAATTTTATTAGGATTAGGTTGGCCAACCTATGGAAATCCATTTTATTTATTTATAGGATTTATTCCTCTATTATATGTAGAGAACTATTTATTTAATTATGCTACTAATTATTCTAGCAAAGTTTTTTGTTTTTCTTTTATTACTTTTTTAATTTGGAATGCTATTGCTACTAGTTGGTTATCTAATGCAAAAAAACCTAATGGAGAATCTGCATGGTTAATTACATATTTAATCCCAATTTTTTTAAATTCTATATGTATGTCTTCTGTTTTTTTATTGTATTCATATATTAAAAAATATTTTAATGATGAAAGAATATGTCAATTATTTTTAGTATGTTTATGGATTTTATTTGAAAAAATACATTTAGAATGGGATTTATCTTGGCCATGGTTAAATTTAGGCAATGGATTTGCTAATTATATAAAATATATTCAATGGTATGAATATACAGGAATTTTAGGTGGAACAGTATGGATATGGATTGTAAATATAGGATTATTAAATTCTATTATAAAATTTCAATATTCTAGACAAAAATTATGTTTTTATAACAATATATCTTATAATATATATATCATTATATTTGTTATTATAATATCAAATTATATATATTTTAATTATGATAAATTACATAAAAAAATACAAGAAAATAAATTTATTAATGTATTAATATTACAGCCTAATATTGATCCATATTATAAAAAATATAATATATCAACAAATACATTAATTGCTCACTTACAAAAGTTAATTAATAAAAAATTAATTAATTATAATAATAATGTTTATACAAATAATCTTTATATTATTGCACCTGAAACAACATTACCTGGAAATGACACCAAAATTTCTATTGAAAATTTAGAAAAAAATCACATTATTTATTATTTAAAACAATATTTACATCAAAATTCATATACGTCATTTATTACAGGAATAGAATTATATTCAATTTCTGACAAAAAATATAGGAAAAGCTCAAATAAATTTTTTTTGGATAAAAAACGAAATCAAATAAAATGGATAGATATATTTAATTCTGCAATTTATATAACTTCAAATTCAAAAAAAATTCAAATTCATCATAAATCTAAATTGGTTCCTGCAGTAGAAACATTTCCATATAAAAAATTTTTATTTCCAATTTTAGGAAAAATATTACTTAATTTTGGTGGAACTGTTTTAGAACATAGTATAGAAACCAATCCAATTAGTTTTTTTGATAAACAATCTGGAATTAAAATAGCATCTATTATTTGTTATGAATCTGTTTTTGGTGAATATGTATCTAAATTTTTTAAAAAAACAAATTCCAATTTAATGGTTATTATTACTAACGATGGATGGTGGGGGATTTCACAAGGGTATAAACAACATTTATCTTATGCAAGACTTAGAGCAATTGAAAATAGAAAATGTATAGCAAGATCCGCAAATACTGGAGTTTCTTGTTTTATTAATGAAACAGGTGATATTATTGATTTTTTACCATATGGAAAAGAAGGTGCATTATTGAATAAAATTCAAATTAATAATAAAAAAACTTTTTATATAAAATATGGAGATTTTATTGCAACAATAAGTTTATTTACGTTAATTATAATTATTGTTTATTCTATACTTTTTCAAGTTTTTATTATAAACTTTATTTAA
- a CDS encoding inorganic diphosphatase: MIYFDVLIEIPKGSRNKYEFDKIHNKMRLDRVLHSAMFYPRDYGFIPKTLAKDGDPLDVLVFLTEPTIPGCLIKVKPIGIFFMKDEKGDDEKIICVPISDPHYNHIQDIDDISNHDKKEIEHFFSVYKDLEYKKVIIGDWKSKEIAILIYKESVIRYNKKQLS; this comes from the coding sequence ATGATATATTTTGATGTTTTAATAGAAATACCTAAAGGTAGTAGAAATAAATATGAATTTGATAAAATTCATAATAAAATGAGATTAGATAGAGTCTTACATTCTGCTATGTTTTATCCTAGAGATTATGGGTTTATTCCCAAAACTCTGGCAAAAGATGGAGATCCATTAGATGTATTAGTATTTTTAACAGAACCTACGATACCAGGATGTTTAATTAAAGTTAAACCAATAGGGATCTTTTTTATGAAAGATGAAAAAGGAGATGATGAAAAAATTATTTGTGTTCCTATTTCAGATCCACATTATAATCATATTCAAGATATTGATGATATATCTAATCATGATAAAAAGGAAATTGAACATTTTTTTTCGGTTTATAAGGATTTAGAATATAAAAAAGTAATAATAGGTGATTGGAAATCTAAAGAAATTGCTATTTTAATTTATAAAGAATCCGTTATTAGATATAATAAAAAACAATTATCATAA
- the nusA gene encoding transcription termination factor NusA — MNNEALIDSFSNFKYEKKIDQVSLIAIIEDSIRSVLKKKYDSSKNYDIIVNPEQGDLEIWRNRKVVKDGELKNINQEIELSKARKIEIDFEIGEEVSEQVELQSLGRRSILALKQNLLSKINEYDNTNTYNKFKKKIGEIINAEVYHVLPKQIIMKDEEQNELVLPKQEQIPTDFFRKGDPIRGLLKKVEWKDSKPFAIITRTDEKFLEELFKLEIPEVSDGLITIKKVARIPGEKAKIAVESYDNRVDPVGACVGMKGSRIHPIVRELKNENIDVINYTSNIQLYITRSLNPAKVSMMEINEDKKYVNVYVKLDEISKAIGKGGQNIRLASQLTGYKINILRESYYEDDVELTEFSDEIEPQIINKFYLAGLNTAKSILNCNIHDLMIQTKLEEKIITNVVNILKKEFEEEKN, encoded by the coding sequence ATGAATAATGAAGCTTTAATAGACTCTTTTTCAAATTTTAAGTACGAAAAAAAAATAGATCAAGTCAGTTTAATTGCAATTATAGAAGATTCTATAAGAAGTGTTTTGAAAAAAAAATATGATTCATCTAAAAATTATGATATTATAGTGAATCCAGAACAAGGTGATTTAGAAATATGGAGAAATAGAAAAGTAGTGAAAGATGGAGAATTAAAAAATATTAATCAAGAAATAGAGTTGTCTAAAGCTAGAAAAATAGAAATAGATTTTGAAATTGGAGAAGAAGTTTCAGAACAAGTTGAACTACAATCTTTAGGAAGAAGATCTATTCTTGCATTAAAACAAAATTTATTATCAAAAATTAATGAATATGATAACACTAATACTTATAATAAATTCAAAAAAAAAATAGGAGAAATTATAAATGCCGAAGTGTATCATGTTTTACCTAAACAAATTATCATGAAAGATGAAGAACAAAACGAATTAGTTCTTCCTAAACAGGAACAAATTCCAACAGATTTTTTTAGAAAAGGAGATCCTATTAGAGGTTTATTGAAAAAAGTAGAATGGAAAGATAGTAAACCTTTTGCTATTATTACTAGAACAGATGAAAAGTTTTTAGAAGAACTTTTCAAATTAGAAATTCCTGAAGTCTCTGATGGATTAATTACAATAAAAAAAGTAGCACGTATTCCAGGAGAAAAAGCAAAAATAGCTGTAGAATCTTACGATAATCGTGTAGATCCCGTAGGTGCTTGTGTTGGAATGAAAGGTTCTAGAATTCATCCAATTGTTAGAGAATTAAAAAATGAAAATATAGATGTTATTAATTATACATCTAATATTCAATTATATATAACAAGATCCTTAAATCCTGCTAAGGTTTCTATGATGGAAATTAATGAAGATAAAAAGTATGTTAATGTATATGTAAAATTAGACGAAATCTCTAAAGCTATTGGAAAAGGTGGGCAAAATATTAGATTAGCTAGTCAATTAACTGGATATAAAATTAATATATTACGAGAATCATATTATGAAGATGATGTTGAATTAACAGAATTTTCTGATGAAATAGAACCACAAATTATCAATAAATTTTATTTAGCAGGTTTAAATACAGCAAAATCAATTTTGAATTGTAATATACATGATCTTATGATACAAACTAAATTAGAAGAAAAAATTATTACTAATGTAGTTAATATATTAAAAAAAGAATTTGAAGAAGAAAAGAATTAA